One window of the Rufibacter radiotolerans genome contains the following:
- a CDS encoding oxidoreductase — MVSPKVALIAGASGLVGGQCLHLLLNSPRYNRVISVGRVTLPIRHPKLQQLVVDFDHLEKHSLMADDVYCCLGTTIKKAGSKEKFYQVDYTYVVKLAKLTASHFASQFLVVSALGADAHSRIFYNRVKGEMEEAVKALPFTSVHIFQPSLLLGERQEFRLGEKVASALMKWVGFIFSGPLRKYKGIPAKAVAKAMLEAAKQDGGGVLVHSSEQMQEFA; from the coding sequence ATGGTATCTCCCAAGGTGGCGCTTATTGCCGGCGCAAGCGGTTTGGTGGGCGGGCAGTGCCTGCACCTGCTGCTCAACAGCCCCCGCTACAACAGAGTTATTTCTGTGGGCCGTGTCACGCTGCCCATCCGGCACCCCAAGCTCCAGCAACTGGTGGTAGACTTTGACCACCTGGAGAAACACAGCCTCATGGCCGATGACGTGTATTGCTGCCTGGGCACCACCATCAAGAAAGCCGGTTCCAAGGAGAAGTTTTACCAGGTAGACTACACCTATGTGGTGAAGCTGGCCAAGCTCACGGCCTCCCACTTTGCCTCGCAGTTTCTGGTGGTGTCGGCGTTAGGGGCAGATGCGCATTCCCGTATTTTTTATAACCGTGTGAAAGGCGAAATGGAAGAAGCCGTCAAAGCCCTGCCCTTTACCAGCGTGCACATTTTTCAGCCCTCCCTTTTATTGGGAGAGCGCCAGGAGTTCAGATTAGGTGAGAAGGTGGCGTCCGCGCTCATGAAGTGGGTAGGTTTTATTTTCAGCGGCCCGCTGCGCAAATACAAGGGCATACCCGCCAAGGCCGTGGCCAAGGCCATGCTGGAGGCCGCCAAGCAAGACGGCGGCGGCGTACTGGTGCACTCCTCTGAGCAGATGCAGGAATTTGCTTAA
- a CDS encoding SAM-dependent methyltransferase, translating into MDADQHQIKHFFPRSTQYDPQWVREHSMGENVLYNLESITSQIPLKKGMRVLDLGCGKAASSVFLAKEFEVQVWAVDEAISATDNYQRVLEANLENQVFPLRADARSLPFPEEFFDVVLVIDSYTYFGTDDKYLPYICRFLKPEGYIGIVDVCFKDEIETLDQVPEFLQHDYQNYWYYIHTVEWWRKLWEKTGLVQIKTADLLPAADLIREQYVQDFEETGRKKDPFARALKKDKDHRISFFRLIGQRTTKEAYLQSYKKS; encoded by the coding sequence ATGGACGCAGACCAACACCAGATCAAACACTTTTTCCCACGCAGTACCCAGTATGACCCGCAGTGGGTGCGCGAGCACTCTATGGGCGAGAACGTCCTTTACAACCTGGAGAGCATCACCTCCCAGATTCCGCTCAAAAAAGGCATGCGCGTGCTGGACCTGGGCTGCGGCAAGGCGGCCAGCTCCGTTTTCCTGGCCAAGGAGTTTGAGGTGCAGGTCTGGGCCGTAGACGAGGCCATTTCAGCTACGGATAACTACCAGCGCGTGCTGGAGGCCAACCTGGAGAACCAGGTGTTCCCGCTCCGCGCCGATGCCCGCTCCCTCCCCTTCCCCGAGGAATTCTTTGATGTGGTGCTGGTCATTGACTCTTATACCTACTTCGGCACCGATGACAAGTACCTGCCCTACATTTGCCGTTTCCTGAAACCCGAGGGCTACATTGGCATAGTGGATGTTTGTTTCAAGGACGAGATTGAGACCCTGGATCAGGTACCTGAGTTTCTGCAGCATGACTACCAGAATTACTGGTACTACATCCACACCGTGGAATGGTGGCGGAAGCTCTGGGAAAAGACCGGTCTGGTGCAGATAAAGACCGCTGACCTGCTCCCCGCCGCCGACCTCATACGGGAGCAGTATGTGCAGGACTTTGAGGAGACCGGCAGAAAAAAAGACCCTTTTGCGCGGGCTTTAAAAAAGGACAAAGACCACAGAATCAGCTTTTTCAGGCTCATAGGGCAACGTACCACTAAGGAAGCGTACCTGCAGTCTTACAAAAAAAGCTAA
- a CDS encoding fatty acid desaturase family protein, translating into MSSKLRFINKEKSTFYATTRSRVEDYLKEKGISRNANPAMWRKIAFYLTVFAGLYALILSNQFGPWTMFGMTLLLGVFSALVGFNVCHDAIHGSLSPNSKVNKVFSFVFNLVGASPYVWNLTHNVVHHTYTNIPGHDEDIEVAPGLIRVAPGEKVNKLQRFQHVYAFGLYSLSSLSWVLRKDYIKFFQKQIGAQDTTNHPKAEYYKLFAYKALYYVLFIVLPLVVLDITWWQFIIGFLGLHLAEGLVMGLVFQLAHVVEGTEFPEPNEQGNMEEAWADHQMRTTANFAMKNKLAGFLLGGLNQQIEHHLFPKVCHIHYPGISKIVKETAHEFGLPYIESPTFSQALGSHYRMLKKLGWQAYKEQELAYADEILAEKQLAVN; encoded by the coding sequence ATGTCATCCAAATTAAGATTCATCAATAAAGAAAAGTCCACTTTTTATGCCACCACCCGCTCCAGGGTAGAGGATTATTTGAAAGAGAAAGGAATTTCCCGAAACGCCAATCCGGCCATGTGGCGCAAAATCGCTTTTTACCTGACGGTGTTCGCGGGTCTCTATGCCTTGATTCTCTCCAATCAGTTTGGGCCCTGGACCATGTTTGGCATGACCTTGCTGCTAGGGGTTTTCAGTGCGCTGGTAGGCTTCAACGTCTGCCATGACGCCATCCATGGGTCACTTTCTCCCAACAGCAAAGTCAATAAGGTCTTCAGTTTTGTCTTCAACCTAGTGGGGGCTAGTCCTTATGTCTGGAACCTCACGCACAACGTGGTACACCACACCTATACCAACATTCCCGGCCACGACGAGGACATTGAGGTGGCCCCTGGCTTGATTAGGGTGGCCCCGGGTGAGAAAGTGAACAAACTGCAGCGGTTCCAGCACGTGTATGCTTTCGGGTTGTACAGCCTGTCGTCCCTTTCCTGGGTTCTGAGAAAAGACTACATCAAGTTCTTCCAGAAGCAGATTGGCGCCCAGGACACGACCAACCACCCCAAAGCCGAGTACTACAAACTCTTCGCCTACAAAGCCCTGTACTATGTATTGTTTATTGTACTGCCTTTGGTAGTACTGGATATCACGTGGTGGCAATTTATCATCGGTTTCCTGGGTCTGCACCTGGCCGAGGGCCTGGTGATGGGACTGGTGTTCCAGTTGGCCCACGTGGTGGAAGGCACGGAGTTTCCGGAGCCCAACGAGCAAGGCAACATGGAAGAAGCCTGGGCCGACCACCAGATGCGCACCACCGCCAACTTCGCCATGAAAAACAAGCTGGCCGGTTTCCTTTTGGGCGGCTTGAACCAGCAGATTGAGCACCACCTTTTCCCTAAGGTCTGCCACATCCATTACCCAGGCATCTCTAAAATTGTGAAGGAAACTGCCCATGAGTTCGGCCTGCCCTACATTGAAAGCCCTACTTTCTCACAGGCCCTAGGCTCCCATTATCGCATGCTCAAGAAACTGGGCTGGCAGGCCTATAAGGAACAGGAGCTCGCGTACGCGGATGAGATTTTAGCCGAGAAGCAACTGGCCGTAAATTGA
- the metH gene encoding methionine synthase: MTRIEEEVQKRILVLDGAMGTMIQRYNLQEADYRGDRFKDFHLDVKGNNDLLSLTQPHIIKEIHNQYFEAGADIAETNTFSGTSIAMADYDMQDLVYELNFESARIAKEAAEEWTAKTPDKPRFVAGAIGPTNRTASLSPDVNNPGFRAITFDELFDAYTEQVRGLVDGGADLLLVETIFDTLNAKAALFAIDQYSQQTGKRLPLMVSGTITDASGRTLSGQTVEAFLHSVSHMPLLSVGFNCALGAKQLRPHIESLSKASKFHISAYPNAGLPNAFGAYDETPEQMGAHVRDFLENNFVNIVGGCCGTTPPHIKVIAEIAAQYPPRPLPKLPEVPTYSGLEPLTVFEGSNFINIGERTNITGSKQFKRLILNEQYEEALAIARGQVENGAQIIDVNMDEGLLDSEAAMTLFLNLIASEPDIARVPIMIDSSKWSVIEAGLKCVQGKAIVNSISLKEGEEKFKEYARKVRSYGAAVVVMAFDEEGQADTYKRRIEICQRAYDILTKEVGFPPQDIIFDPNILTVATGMEEHNNYALDFIQATRWIKENLPGCKVSGGVSNVSFSFRGNDPVREAMHSVFLYHAIKAGLDMGIVNAGMLEVYEEIPKDLLERVEDVILNRRPDATERLVEFAETVKNKGKEVVRDEAWRNEPVKQRLTHALVKGLVEYIDQDVEEARHLYQKPLEVIEGPLMDGMNVVGDLFQEGKMFLPQVVKSARVMKKAVAYLLPYIEEEKVRAAASGDTSTRQTNGKILMATVKGDVHDIGKNIVGVVLACNNYEVIDLGVMTPTSKILEAARQHNVDVIGVSGLITPSLDEMVSVAKEMERQNFHIPLLIGGATTSRAHTAVKIAPAYSGTVVHVLDASRSVPVVGNLLSPENKEKFALDTRTEYDQMREGYLSRQKDKKYLPIKEARANKLPVEWKAEDVYTPAKLGIQEFKSFPLEELVPYIDWTPFFQAWELHGKFPKLLEDPIVGAEATKLYADAQALLKRIVDEKLLTANGVAGLFPANTVQDDDIAVYANEQRTEVVTHFRTLRQQGQKGPGVPNLALADFVAPKETGLQDYVGGFAVTAGHGLDELVKHFEADHDDYHSIMAKALADRLAEAFAEKLHEIVRKDLWAYEPEENLSNDELIKEKYQGIRPAPGYPACPDHTEKTTLFQLLDVEKHTGITLTESLAMYPTAAVSGLYFAHKQSRYFGLGKIEKDQVTDYAQRKGMSVEETERWLSPNLNY, from the coding sequence ATGACAAGAATAGAGGAAGAAGTTCAGAAACGCATTTTAGTCTTAGACGGGGCCATGGGCACCATGATCCAGCGGTACAACCTGCAAGAGGCCGACTACCGTGGCGACCGCTTCAAAGACTTCCACCTAGATGTGAAGGGCAACAATGATCTGCTCTCGCTTACCCAGCCCCACATCATCAAGGAAATCCATAACCAGTACTTTGAGGCCGGGGCCGACATTGCCGAGACCAACACCTTCAGTGGCACGTCCATTGCCATGGCCGACTATGACATGCAGGACCTGGTCTATGAGTTGAACTTTGAGTCGGCGCGCATTGCCAAGGAAGCTGCTGAGGAATGGACCGCCAAAACCCCAGACAAACCCCGCTTCGTGGCCGGCGCCATCGGGCCCACCAACCGTACCGCTTCCCTGTCGCCGGACGTCAACAACCCCGGCTTTAGGGCCATCACTTTTGATGAGTTGTTTGACGCCTATACTGAGCAGGTGCGCGGGCTGGTAGACGGCGGCGCAGATTTGCTGCTGGTAGAAACCATTTTTGACACCCTCAACGCGAAGGCGGCCCTGTTCGCCATTGACCAATACAGCCAACAGACCGGCAAGCGCCTGCCGCTTATGGTTTCCGGTACTATCACCGATGCCAGCGGCCGCACCCTTTCGGGCCAGACCGTAGAGGCGTTCCTGCACTCAGTGTCCCACATGCCGCTGTTGAGCGTGGGCTTTAACTGCGCGCTGGGCGCCAAACAGCTGCGTCCGCACATAGAATCCCTGAGCAAAGCCTCTAAATTCCACATCAGTGCCTACCCTAATGCCGGTCTGCCTAACGCCTTCGGGGCGTATGACGAGACCCCAGAGCAGATGGGGGCGCACGTGCGCGATTTCCTGGAAAACAACTTCGTGAATATAGTAGGTGGTTGTTGCGGTACCACGCCACCCCACATCAAGGTCATCGCGGAGATTGCTGCGCAGTACCCGCCGCGTCCGTTGCCTAAATTGCCGGAAGTTCCTACCTATTCTGGTCTGGAGCCGCTCACCGTGTTTGAAGGCTCTAACTTCATCAACATTGGCGAGCGGACCAACATCACCGGCTCCAAGCAATTCAAGCGGCTTATATTAAACGAGCAATACGAAGAGGCCCTGGCCATTGCCCGCGGGCAGGTGGAGAACGGCGCCCAGATTATTGACGTGAACATGGACGAAGGCCTGCTGGACTCTGAGGCCGCCATGACTCTGTTCCTGAACCTGATTGCCTCTGAACCAGATATTGCCAGAGTGCCCATCATGATTGACTCCTCTAAGTGGAGCGTGATTGAGGCTGGCCTAAAATGCGTGCAAGGGAAAGCCATCGTGAACTCCATCTCCCTTAAAGAAGGCGAAGAGAAATTTAAAGAATACGCCCGCAAAGTGCGCAGCTACGGCGCCGCCGTGGTGGTGATGGCCTTTGACGAAGAAGGCCAGGCCGATACCTACAAACGCCGAATTGAGATATGCCAGCGCGCTTATGACATCCTCACCAAAGAGGTAGGTTTCCCGCCCCAGGACATCATCTTTGACCCCAACATCCTCACCGTGGCCACGGGCATGGAGGAGCATAACAACTACGCCCTGGACTTTATTCAGGCCACCCGCTGGATCAAGGAAAACCTGCCCGGCTGTAAAGTAAGCGGCGGCGTGAGCAACGTGTCGTTCTCCTTCAGGGGCAATGACCCGGTGCGCGAGGCCATGCATAGCGTTTTCCTTTACCACGCCATCAAAGCCGGCCTGGACATGGGCATCGTAAACGCGGGCATGCTGGAGGTCTACGAGGAAATTCCGAAAGACCTCCTGGAGCGCGTGGAAGACGTGATTCTGAACCGCCGCCCAGACGCCACCGAGCGCTTGGTGGAGTTTGCCGAAACCGTTAAAAACAAAGGCAAAGAAGTAGTGCGCGACGAAGCCTGGCGCAACGAACCCGTGAAACAGCGCCTCACCCACGCCCTGGTAAAAGGACTGGTGGAATACATTGACCAGGACGTAGAGGAAGCCCGCCACTTGTACCAGAAACCCCTGGAAGTGATTGAAGGCCCCTTAATGGACGGCATGAACGTGGTAGGCGACCTGTTCCAGGAAGGCAAGATGTTCTTGCCTCAGGTAGTGAAAAGCGCCCGCGTGATGAAGAAAGCCGTGGCCTATCTGTTGCCTTACATTGAGGAAGAGAAAGTACGCGCTGCCGCCTCCGGCGATACCTCCACCCGCCAGACCAACGGCAAGATTCTCATGGCCACTGTGAAAGGCGACGTGCATGACATCGGCAAAAACATTGTGGGCGTGGTGCTGGCCTGCAACAACTATGAGGTAATTGACCTGGGCGTGATGACGCCTACCAGCAAGATTCTGGAGGCCGCCCGCCAGCACAACGTGGACGTGATTGGCGTATCTGGCCTCATCACTCCGTCTTTAGACGAAATGGTGAGCGTAGCCAAAGAGATGGAGCGCCAGAACTTCCACATCCCGCTGCTCATTGGTGGGGCCACCACCTCGCGAGCCCATACCGCCGTAAAGATTGCCCCGGCCTACAGCGGCACCGTGGTGCACGTGCTGGATGCCTCGCGCAGCGTACCCGTGGTAGGAAACCTGCTGAGTCCTGAGAACAAGGAGAAATTCGCGCTGGATACCCGCACCGAGTATGATCAGATGCGTGAGGGCTACCTGAGCCGCCAGAAAGACAAGAAATACCTGCCTATCAAAGAGGCCCGCGCCAACAAGCTGCCTGTGGAGTGGAAAGCCGAAGACGTGTACACCCCCGCCAAGCTGGGCATTCAGGAATTCAAAAGCTTTCCGCTGGAGGAACTGGTGCCGTATATTGACTGGACCCCCTTCTTCCAAGCCTGGGAACTCCACGGCAAATTCCCGAAACTGCTGGAAGACCCGATTGTTGGCGCCGAGGCTACCAAACTTTATGCTGATGCGCAGGCGCTCCTGAAACGCATAGTAGACGAGAAGTTGCTTACTGCCAACGGCGTGGCCGGCCTGTTCCCCGCCAACACGGTGCAGGACGATGACATAGCCGTGTACGCCAATGAGCAGCGCACGGAGGTAGTAACCCACTTCCGCACGTTGCGGCAACAGGGGCAGAAAGGCCCGGGCGTGCCTAATTTGGCGCTGGCTGATTTTGTGGCCCCCAAAGAAACCGGCCTGCAGGATTACGTAGGCGGATTCGCCGTCACGGCCGGTCATGGCCTGGACGAACTGGTGAAACACTTTGAAGCCGACCACGACGACTACCACAGCATCATGGCCAAAGCCCTGGCTGACCGCCTGGCCGAAGCCTTCGCCGAGAAACTGCACGAGATTGTGCGCAAGGATCTGTGGGCCTATGAACCCGAAGAGAACCTCAGCAACGACGAGCTCATCAAGGAGAAATACCAGGGCATTCGTCCGGCCCCCGGCTATCCCGCTTGTCCGGACCACACCGAGAAAACCACCCTGTTCCAGTTGCTGGACGTGGAGAAACACACGGGCATTACCCTAACCGAGAGCCTGGCCATGTACCCCACCGCCGCCGTGTCAGGCCTGTACTTCGCACACAAGCAGTCAAGGTACTTCGGGTTGGGCAAGATTGAGAAAGACCAGGTAACCGACTACGCCCAACGCAAAGGCATGAGTGTAGAGGAAACCGAGCGCTGGCTGTCACCTAATTTGAATTACTAA
- the metF gene encoding methylenetetrahydrofolate reductase [NAD(P)H] — protein sequence MKVTEHLHNATKTLFSFEILPPVKGTSIQSIYQGIDPLMEFNPPFINVTYHREEYVFKERENGLLEKITIRKRPGTVGICSAIMNKYHVDTVPHIICGGFSKEDTENALMDLNFLGIDNVLLLRGDAVKTEPGFRPHKDGHAHASDLIQQVVQLNHGHYLDEEMENPVPTDFCIGVAGYPEKHVEAPNLASDLKYLKQKVDLGADYVITQMFFDNKKFCDFVKACREAGINVPILPGLKPITAKSQLNVLPRYFNIDLPEDLVNTVEACKTSADVKQVGIEWTIQQCKELVEFGVPCLHFYTMSKSEATAAVARAIF from the coding sequence ATGAAAGTTACCGAACACCTGCACAACGCCACCAAGACCCTTTTCTCTTTTGAGATTCTGCCGCCTGTGAAAGGCACCAGCATCCAGTCCATTTACCAGGGTATTGACCCGCTCATGGAGTTCAACCCGCCATTCATCAACGTGACCTATCACCGCGAGGAATATGTGTTCAAGGAGCGCGAGAACGGGCTGCTGGAGAAAATCACTATAAGAAAACGGCCCGGCACGGTGGGTATCTGCTCGGCTATCATGAACAAGTACCACGTAGATACGGTGCCGCACATCATCTGCGGGGGCTTCAGCAAAGAGGATACTGAGAACGCGCTCATGGACCTTAACTTCCTGGGCATTGACAACGTGCTTCTGCTGCGCGGCGATGCCGTGAAGACCGAGCCCGGGTTCCGGCCGCACAAAGACGGGCACGCCCATGCCTCAGACCTTATCCAGCAGGTGGTGCAGCTCAACCATGGCCATTACCTGGACGAGGAAATGGAGAACCCCGTGCCCACCGATTTCTGCATCGGCGTAGCCGGCTACCCCGAGAAGCACGTGGAGGCCCCAAACCTGGCCTCTGACCTGAAATACCTCAAACAAAAGGTAGACCTGGGCGCTGACTATGTCATCACGCAGATGTTCTTTGACAACAAGAAGTTCTGTGATTTTGTAAAGGCCTGCCGCGAAGCGGGAATCAACGTGCCCATTCTACCCGGCCTGAAACCCATCACCGCCAAAAGCCAGCTGAATGTGCTGCCCCGCTACTTCAACATTGACCTGCCCGAGGATCTGGTGAACACCGTGGAAGCCTGCAAAACATCAGCAGACGTGAAACAGGTGGGCATTGAGTGGACCATTCAGCAGTGTAAGGAACTGGTGGAGTTTGGCGTGCCTTGCCTGCACTTTTATACCATGAGTAAATCTGAGGCTACTGCGGCCGTGGCCAGAGCTATTTTCTAA
- a CDS encoding DUF4249 domain-containing protein, producing the protein MFRFSLPLISEKHLIISRRLLLGLGLAVGLSACETTVEIDVPTHTPKLAVQFNLNTEDPNQALIVGRSQPVLASDNLWRDGLVTTATVAIKDQNGVLKQGFVFKPFEFGMTQGSYKPTNVFTPVPGQTYVLSISAPGFAPIEGKLTQPAEVPVATASFQPDARNDQYEFRGLLKIQINDAPAEKDYYRFFLKLFDDQGRQVGTLYPDNENDEVFGEDVEQITPGKVFDDGWAKQGAITYSDRVITHIGSGYPVKYIEVTLQHLTQDLYLYERSRENYTEDNPFAEPLNLYSNIRNGYGNFGGITTTKYRINL; encoded by the coding sequence ATGTTCCGTTTTAGTTTACCCCTGATTTCCGAAAAACACCTTATAATCAGCCGACGGCTGCTGCTGGGTCTTGGCCTGGCGGTAGGTTTGTCTGCCTGCGAGACCACCGTGGAGATAGACGTGCCCACGCATACCCCCAAGCTGGCCGTGCAGTTCAACCTCAATACCGAAGACCCTAACCAAGCCCTGATTGTGGGCCGCAGCCAGCCGGTACTGGCCTCTGACAACCTCTGGCGCGACGGGCTGGTCACCACCGCCACCGTGGCCATTAAAGACCAGAATGGCGTCCTGAAGCAGGGTTTTGTGTTCAAGCCCTTTGAGTTTGGCATGACCCAAGGCTCCTACAAACCCACCAATGTGTTTACCCCGGTGCCAGGCCAGACCTACGTGCTTTCTATTAGTGCCCCCGGCTTTGCGCCCATTGAAGGCAAACTGACCCAGCCCGCCGAGGTGCCCGTAGCCACAGCCTCCTTTCAGCCCGACGCTAGAAACGACCAATATGAGTTTAGGGGCTTGCTGAAAATCCAGATAAACGACGCCCCGGCAGAAAAGGATTACTACCGATTCTTCCTGAAGCTGTTTGATGATCAGGGACGTCAGGTAGGAACCCTTTACCCAGACAATGAGAACGACGAGGTTTTTGGAGAGGATGTGGAGCAGATTACCCCCGGCAAGGTGTTTGATGACGGCTGGGCCAAGCAAGGCGCCATCACGTATTCAGACCGGGTCATCACCCATATTGGCAGCGGCTACCCCGTGAAATACATTGAAGTCACGCTCCAGCACTTGACCCAGGACCTGTACTTGTACGAGCGCTCCCGCGAGAATTACACTGAGGACAACCCCTTTGCAGAACCCCTGAACCTCTACAGCAACATCAGGAACGGCTACGGCAACTTCGGGGGCATCACCACTACCAAATACAGAATCAACCTGTAG